The DNA segment AAGAGATCGTCAAACGCATGGGGCGCGATACCCTCTGCGTCATCCTGGGCAGTACACCCACCCAGCGCCAGGAACTGGTCAAGATCTGCAAAGATCCCACGACTTTGCTGGTCGCCGCCGATGGCGCAACCATCACCCAACTCCTGCTCGGCCAGGATCCCCAAGGAATTCTCGCCCGCCTGATCGCCCAACAGGTCAGCGTCACCCGGGTCTCTCCCTACCAGACCAAAGGGGGTGTCAACCGCGAAGCCATCTTCTATGGTCGCACCCGCATCCTGGCCGATATCATGCACCGGGCACCGGCCAATTATCTACTCGCCGGTGGCCGCCAGGTCGGTAAATCCAGCCTCCTTAAAGCTTTGTACCGCCGTTATCAAGAAGACCCCAAAGTTGATTGCCGCTATTTGTCGGCAAGCGGCAACACCATTCTCCCAGATCTGGCCTTGGAAATCGGCCTGGAAACGACCGCATCCCTGGAACAAATTGTCGAGGCCATCCTTGCCCGCCAGGAAGACCGGCGGCTGCTCTTCCTCATCGACGAGGCCGATGAATTTGCCCACCAGGAGTCCACCAATGGCTTTAAAACCCTGCATGCCCTGCGCAATCTCAGCGAAATGGGCAAGGCGCATTTTATCCTGGCCGGTTTTTGGGGACTCTATCGACTGGTGCGCGGGGAGTATCAATCCCCGATCAAAAATTTCGGCGATGTCCTGGCCATCGCTGCCCTCGAAGAGGAGGCCAGCCGCCGCCTGCTGACCGAACCCATGCAAACCATGAACATCAGCTATACATCGACAGCCTTGATCGATGAAATCCTGGCCAAGACCGGCCAACGCGCCAATCTACTCGCCATCACCTGTAGCGAAGCCCTCAAGCTCATGGACATGGAACAACGCCAACTGGGCGCTGAGGAAATCTACAAGGCACTGGACAGCCGGTCCATCCGTGAAGCCCTCGGTGGCTGGGCCGAACTGGCCGGAAAACATGATCCCACCGGCAACCATCACGACCGCATGATCGTCTACGCCATGGCGGAAAAAGAGGCCTTCTCCTTCGACGATCTGGTGGCCCGCCTGCAACACGCCCACGCCACCTGGGACCCGCAACACCTGCACGACGCCCTGGAACGGCTGGAACTCGCCACCATCCTGGAACGCCAGGCAACCACGTATACCTTCCGCGTCCCCCTCTTCCGCGCCATGATCCTGGAACAAAACCCCCAGGAGATGCTCGCACAGGAAATTCGGCGCAACAAAGAACGTGTCAACGGATGAAATGTTTGCCGACCCGGCATGCCGGCCAGAGTGGTGTCCTGCATTGACTTGGGAGAAGTGGAGGGGTATAACCGCGACCACACTGCACGGCATGGGCCGTTTTGAGCGGATGAGGCTGGGGAGCGGTAGCGTGGATGAATCCTGGACAACACAAAACAAGACAGCACTCCTGGTCCTGGAAGATGGCACGGTGTTTTCAGGTCGCGCCCTGGGAGCCGCTGCCTGCCAAGTGGGCGAGGTGTGCTTCAACACCTCCATGACCGGTTACCAGGAGATCATGAGCGATCCCTCCTACGCCGGCCAGATCGTCACCATGACCGCAACCCAGATCGGCAACGTCGGCATCAACCCGGAAGACATGGAGTCCGCCCGGCCCCATATCCGTGGCTTTGTGGTCAAGGAGTCGTCCCGCATCGTCTCCAACTGGCGACAACGCGAGGATCTCGGCACCTTCCTGCAACGCTATGGCATTCCCGCCATCGAAGGGATCGATACCCGCCATCTGGTCAACCTGCTGCGAAGCAAAGGGGCACAACGCGGCGTCCTCTCCACCCTGGGCGACAATCCGGATGACCTCCTGGCCCGGGCACGGGCCTGGCCCGGCTTGGTCGGCATGGACCTGACCGGAGAGGTGACCTGCCCTGCCCCCCATGCC comes from the Magnetococcales bacterium genome and includes:
- a CDS encoding ATP-binding protein, which encodes TAFLLFALSAYGIWLYRDPLVAGPSANPTHLTQIPIDLLPRAQHLLRRARRYQTVLLKAGVPEERMKGAVDYQRQKEAKHRMALLAQRLATGMQENNPPRPVGSEDFPVYEINLPESFPLNLNACRFAFPPPTLGSEEIVKRMGRDTLCVILGSTPTQRQELVKICKDPTTLLVAADGATITQLLLGQDPQGILARLIAQQVSVTRVSPYQTKGGVNREAIFYGRTRILADIMHRAPANYLLAGGRQVGKSSLLKALYRRYQEDPKVDCRYLSASGNTILPDLALEIGLETTASLEQIVEAILARQEDRRLLFLIDEADEFAHQESTNGFKTLHALRNLSEMGKAHFILAGFWGLYRLVRGEYQSPIKNFGDVLAIAALEEEASRRLLTEPMQTMNISYTSTALIDEILAKTGQRANLLAITCSEALKLMDMEQRQLGAEEIYKALDSRSIREALGGWAELAGKHDPTGNHHDRMIVYAMAEKEAFSFDDLVARLQHAHATWDPQHLHDALERLELATILERQATTYTFRVPLFRAMILEQNPQEMLAQEIRRNKERVNG